One genomic window of Wenzhouxiangella sp. XN201 includes the following:
- a CDS encoding TetR/AcrR family transcriptional regulator: MSESTRDRILDAAERQFAEQGFHLTTLRQITQAAEANLAAVNYYFGSKQELIRAIFRRRLDALNAARLERLETVLADSDPPDLEAVLDAFVEPALEFTRGGDAEGQRFMQLLLRAFADRDTALQEAMRHEYAHVMRRFADAVGDALPGAEPARLRQQLDFIVGALTLTMAESALKDTRIIAAELVQFAAAGLRGSLESRIHDGARRTLEATS; the protein is encoded by the coding sequence TTGTCGGAATCCACTCGCGACCGCATTCTCGACGCCGCCGAGCGCCAGTTCGCCGAACAGGGATTTCACCTGACCACGCTGCGGCAGATTACCCAGGCGGCCGAGGCCAACCTGGCCGCGGTGAACTATTACTTCGGCTCCAAGCAGGAACTCATCCGGGCGATCTTCCGGCGCCGGCTCGATGCCTTGAACGCCGCCCGGCTGGAACGCCTCGAAACCGTACTCGCCGACAGCGACCCCCCCGATCTGGAAGCCGTTCTCGATGCCTTTGTCGAGCCGGCACTGGAATTCACCCGCGGCGGCGATGCCGAGGGCCAACGCTTCATGCAGCTTCTGCTGCGCGCCTTCGCCGATCGCGATACCGCGCTGCAAGAGGCCATGCGCCATGAATACGCGCACGTGATGCGCCGCTTCGCCGACGCCGTTGGCGACGCCCTGCCAGGCGCCGAACCGGCACGACTGCGCCAGCAACTCGACTTCATTGTCGGCGCCCTCACGCTGACCATGGCCGAATCAGCCCTGAAGGACACCCGCATCATTGCCGCCGAGCTGGTGCAATTCGCCGCCGCCGGCCTGCGCGGCAGTCTCGAATCCCGAATCCACGATGGTGCCCGACGCACCCTGGAGGCCACATCATGA
- a CDS encoding acyl-CoA dehydrogenase — MTWLLILALLIGLLALAWFRTPSWLAALLAIASLAGTIWYVAAWPVITLYAIAAVALTVVAIRPLRRMLVSDRLFGWFKSVLPAISDTEREALDAGTVWWDAELFSGRPRWKRLFAIDKPTLSAEEQAFLDGPVEELCGMLDEWQITHELKDLPEEAWQFIRDQRFLSMIIPKEYGGLGFSSQGNAAVVTKLATRSLSAAVSVMVPNSLGPGELLMHFGTDGQKNHYLPRLAKGEDIPCFALTSPLAGSDAAAMPDEGIVCRDTFEGEEVLGLRVSWDKRYITLAPIATVLGLAFKARDPEGLLGGPENLGITCALIPTDTPGVEIGDRHLPGGSIFLNGPTRGKDVFIPMDWVIGGQERVGQGWRMLMHCLAAGRAISLPAQSVANGKLTSMTTGAYARVRYQFKQPIGQFEGIEEPLARIGGETYRMEAAHKLTLSALDHGEKPVVLSAILKAYLTEANRRVLNDAMDVHGGKAVVEGPNNYLSIPWQSIPVAITVEGANILTRSMIVFGQGAIRCHPYLLKEMQAAQDDDARAFDKALFGHIGFLISNLVRAPLLALTGGRLSLSPVSGPTARDYRRINRLSSAFTLIADLCLLILGGKFKFKETLSGRLADALAHLYMASASLRRFEDDGRPAEDLPLVQWAVSDSLNQVENALLAVLRNFPLPLMGGILRLKLFPWGRRHHPVDDRTGQRIAQLMQEDSPGRERLINGAYQSKADDGLGLLLQAFDAVLKAAPAEMAVRNALKVVPSPINVDEVVGKAVATGVITEEQGTDLKRAQELTAKVIAVDEFTPEEIGGRQAMQPPVAKAS; from the coding sequence ATGACCTGGTTGTTGATCCTCGCACTCCTCATCGGCCTGCTCGCCCTGGCCTGGTTTCGCACTCCGTCCTGGCTGGCCGCATTGCTGGCCATCGCCTCCCTGGCGGGCACCATCTGGTACGTGGCCGCCTGGCCGGTAATCACGCTCTACGCAATTGCTGCCGTCGCCCTGACGGTGGTCGCCATCCGCCCCTTGCGCCGGATGCTGGTCTCGGACCGCCTGTTCGGCTGGTTCAAATCGGTACTGCCGGCAATCTCGGATACCGAACGCGAAGCGCTCGACGCCGGCACGGTCTGGTGGGACGCCGAACTGTTTTCCGGCCGTCCACGCTGGAAGCGTCTGTTCGCTATCGACAAGCCGACACTGTCGGCCGAAGAACAAGCCTTTCTCGACGGCCCCGTGGAGGAGCTCTGCGGCATGCTGGACGAGTGGCAGATTACCCACGAGCTCAAGGATCTGCCGGAGGAGGCCTGGCAATTCATTCGCGACCAGCGCTTTTTGAGCATGATCATCCCGAAGGAATACGGTGGCCTGGGATTCTCGTCCCAGGGCAATGCCGCCGTGGTCACCAAGCTTGCCACTCGCAGCCTGTCAGCCGCCGTTTCCGTAATGGTGCCCAATTCGCTCGGCCCCGGCGAACTGCTGATGCATTTCGGCACCGACGGGCAGAAGAATCACTACCTGCCGCGCCTGGCGAAGGGCGAGGACATCCCCTGCTTTGCCCTCACCTCCCCGCTGGCCGGCTCGGATGCCGCCGCCATGCCCGACGAGGGCATCGTTTGCAGGGACACCTTCGAGGGCGAAGAAGTCCTCGGTCTGCGCGTCAGCTGGGACAAGCGCTACATCACCCTGGCACCGATCGCCACGGTGCTCGGGCTGGCCTTCAAGGCGAGGGATCCCGAAGGCCTGCTCGGCGGCCCGGAAAACCTGGGCATCACCTGCGCCCTCATCCCGACCGACACACCGGGCGTGGAGATCGGCGATCGCCATCTGCCTGGCGGCAGCATCTTCCTCAATGGTCCGACCCGCGGCAAGGACGTGTTCATTCCGATGGACTGGGTCATCGGCGGCCAGGAACGTGTCGGCCAGGGCTGGCGCATGCTGATGCATTGCCTGGCGGCCGGCCGCGCCATTTCCCTGCCGGCCCAGAGCGTGGCCAACGGCAAGCTCACCAGCATGACGACCGGTGCCTATGCCCGCGTGCGCTATCAGTTCAAGCAGCCGATCGGCCAGTTCGAGGGCATCGAGGAACCGCTGGCGCGCATCGGCGGCGAGACCTACCGCATGGAAGCCGCCCACAAGCTCACGCTCAGCGCGCTCGACCATGGCGAGAAACCGGTCGTTCTGTCGGCCATTCTCAAGGCCTACCTGACCGAGGCCAACCGGCGCGTGCTCAACGACGCCATGGACGTGCACGGCGGCAAGGCCGTGGTCGAAGGACCCAACAATTACTTGTCGATCCCGTGGCAGTCCATTCCCGTCGCGATCACGGTCGAGGGCGCCAATATCCTGACCCGCTCGATGATCGTCTTTGGCCAAGGTGCCATTCGCTGCCACCCCTACCTGCTTAAGGAAATGCAGGCGGCCCAGGATGACGATGCCAGGGCCTTCGACAAGGCGTTGTTCGGTCACATCGGCTTTCTGATCTCCAACCTGGTGCGGGCGCCGCTGCTGGCGCTGACCGGCGGGCGCCTGAGCCTGAGCCCGGTCTCTGGACCGACCGCGCGCGACTACCGCCGCATCAATCGCCTGAGTTCGGCCTTCACCCTGATCGCCGACCTGTGCCTGCTCATCCTGGGCGGCAAGTTCAAGTTCAAGGAAACGCTTTCCGGCCGCCTGGCCGACGCCCTGGCACATCTTTACATGGCGTCGGCCAGCCTGCGCCGCTTCGAAGACGACGGTCGGCCCGCGGAAGACCTGCCGCTGGTGCAGTGGGCCGTCAGCGACAGTCTCAATCAGGTAGAGAATGCACTGCTGGCCGTGCTGCGCAACTTCCCGCTGCCATTGATGGGAGGGATTTTGCGGCTCAAGCTCTTCCCCTGGGGCCGCCGCCATCATCCGGTCGACGACCGGACCGGCCAGCGAATCGCCCAGTTGATGCAGGAAGACAGCCCCGGCCGCGAGCGCCTGATCAATGGCGCCTACCAGTCGAAGGCTGATGATGGCCTGGGACTGCTGCTGCAGGCCTTCGATGCCGTTCTCAAGGCCGCACCGGCCGAGATGGCGGTGCGCAACGCGCTCAAGGTCGTGCCGAGCCCGATCAACGTCGACGAAGTCGTCGGCAAGGCCGTAGCCACCGGCGTGATCACCGAGGAACAAGGCACCGACCTGAAGCGGGCACAGGAGCTGACGGCGAAAGTCATTGCCGTTGACGAGTTCACGCCGGAGGAGATCGGCGGCCGACAGGCAATGCAACCACCTGTCGCCAAGGCCAGTTGA
- a CDS encoding 3-hydroxyacyl-CoA dehydrogenase NAD-binding domain-containing protein, with protein sequence MNDHKLKVRRAAVLGAGVMGAQIAAHLTAAGIPVDLYDLPSDEGDRNQLAEKGRQGLLKLKPAPLASKDLVDFIRPLNFADDLEKLADCDFIIEAVAERMDIKRDLYGKLAPHIHDGAIFASNTSGLSITELSKELPENLRGRFCGVHFFNPPRYMHLVELIPHAGTDDKVMDLLEDFLTRNLGKGVVRARDTANFIGNRVGMFTMLSVMHHADRLSLGFDTIDALTGPAIGRPKSATFRLADVVGLDTMGNVINTMKSQLEEDPWHAWFRQPEWLQKLIEGGALGQKAGAGVFRKEGKAIRVFDPATGDYRDSDYSLPDEVQKVLAIKDPGEKLAEMAKCANVHTEFLWSIHRDLFHYCAYHLAEIADSAREVDLAIRWGYGWKVGPFEIWQSAGWKEMADLVEKDIAGGKTGVDAGLPEWVNQIEAAHTVEGSWAADQARYLPRPDLPVFQRQYQPVRLLGEKTESGTTVHESDSIRLWTLHDDVLIASLKSKMAVIDNGVVDGLNEAIDRAESGFEGLVIWQPKGPFSAGANLKAAAEAIQKGDYDSVRELVAGFQSANLRLRYSSVPTVAAVRGLALGGGLELAMHAATRVAHLESYMGLVEAGVGLLPAGGGLGTLAMQIIDDTKAGDTYPLLEKRYKQVAMGQVAGSAMEAKEMGYLREHDRIVLHEHELLHAAHHEVRAMAAAGYRPPLAGRKFPAAGDVGIATLKMLLVNMLEGRFISEHDFEIGSRIATVLCGGEIDRGSNVDEAWIHRLERKHFLELAAMDKTQERVAHMLKTGKPLRN encoded by the coding sequence ATGAACGACCACAAGCTCAAGGTAAGACGTGCTGCGGTGCTGGGTGCCGGGGTAATGGGTGCGCAGATTGCCGCGCATCTGACCGCCGCCGGTATTCCGGTCGATCTCTACGACCTGCCCTCCGACGAGGGTGACCGCAACCAGCTGGCCGAGAAGGGGCGGCAGGGCCTGCTCAAGCTCAAGCCTGCGCCGCTGGCGAGCAAGGACCTGGTTGATTTCATCCGGCCGCTGAACTTCGCCGATGACCTGGAAAAACTGGCCGATTGCGATTTCATCATCGAGGCCGTGGCCGAGCGCATGGACATCAAGCGCGACCTCTACGGCAAGCTCGCCCCGCACATCCATGATGGTGCGATCTTCGCCTCCAACACCTCGGGACTTTCGATCACCGAGCTGTCGAAGGAACTACCCGAAAACCTGCGTGGCCGCTTCTGCGGCGTGCACTTCTTCAACCCGCCGCGCTACATGCACCTGGTGGAACTGATTCCACACGCCGGCACCGACGACAAGGTCATGGACCTGCTGGAGGACTTCCTCACGCGCAACCTCGGCAAGGGCGTGGTGCGCGCCCGCGACACGGCAAATTTCATCGGCAACCGAGTCGGCATGTTCACCATGCTGTCGGTGATGCATCATGCCGATCGCCTGAGCCTGGGCTTCGATACGATCGACGCCCTGACCGGCCCGGCCATCGGCCGGCCCAAGAGCGCCACCTTCCGCCTGGCCGACGTGGTCGGGCTGGACACCATGGGCAATGTCATCAATACCATGAAGTCGCAGCTGGAAGAGGACCCCTGGCACGCCTGGTTCCGGCAGCCGGAATGGCTGCAGAAGCTGATCGAGGGCGGCGCGCTGGGCCAGAAGGCCGGCGCGGGCGTGTTTCGCAAGGAAGGCAAAGCCATCCGGGTATTCGATCCCGCAACCGGCGACTACCGAGACAGCGACTACAGCCTGCCGGACGAAGTGCAAAAGGTACTGGCCATCAAGGACCCGGGCGAGAAACTTGCGGAAATGGCGAAGTGCGCGAATGTCCACACCGAATTCCTGTGGTCGATCCACCGCGACCTGTTCCACTACTGCGCGTATCACCTGGCCGAGATCGCCGACAGCGCGCGCGAAGTCGACCTGGCCATTCGCTGGGGCTACGGCTGGAAGGTGGGCCCGTTCGAGATCTGGCAGTCGGCCGGTTGGAAGGAGATGGCCGACCTGGTCGAGAAGGACATCGCCGGCGGCAAGACCGGCGTCGATGCCGGCCTGCCGGAGTGGGTCAATCAAATCGAGGCTGCACACACCGTGGAAGGTTCCTGGGCGGCCGACCAGGCTCGGTATCTGCCGCGTCCGGACCTGCCCGTCTTCCAGCGACAGTACCAGCCGGTGCGCCTGCTGGGCGAGAAAACCGAATCGGGTACCACGGTGCACGAGAGCGACTCGATCCGGCTCTGGACCCTGCACGACGACGTACTGATCGCCAGCCTGAAAAGCAAGATGGCGGTGATCGACAACGGCGTCGTCGACGGGCTGAATGAAGCCATTGACCGCGCCGAATCGGGCTTCGAAGGCCTGGTGATCTGGCAGCCCAAGGGGCCCTTCTCGGCTGGCGCCAACCTCAAGGCCGCCGCCGAAGCGATTCAGAAGGGTGACTACGACAGCGTGCGCGAACTGGTCGCCGGCTTCCAGTCCGCAAACCTGCGCCTGCGGTATTCGTCCGTGCCGACAGTCGCCGCGGTGCGCGGCCTGGCCCTGGGCGGCGGTCTGGAGCTGGCCATGCACGCGGCGACCCGCGTGGCGCACCTGGAAAGCTACATGGGCCTGGTCGAGGCCGGTGTCGGCCTGCTGCCGGCCGGCGGCGGACTCGGCACATTGGCGATGCAAATTATCGACGACACGAAAGCCGGCGATACCTATCCCTTGCTGGAGAAGCGCTACAAGCAGGTCGCCATGGGCCAGGTCGCGGGATCGGCCATGGAGGCGAAGGAAATGGGTTACCTGCGCGAGCACGACCGCATCGTGCTGCACGAACACGAACTGCTGCATGCCGCACACCACGAGGTTCGCGCCATGGCCGCCGCTGGCTATCGGCCGCCGCTGGCCGGACGCAAGTTCCCGGCTGCCGGCGACGTCGGTATCGCCACGCTCAAGATGCTGCTGGTCAATATGCTCGAAGGACGTTTCATCTCCGAGCACGACTTCGAGATCGGCAGCCGCATTGCGACCGTCCTGTGCGGTGGCGAAATCGACCGCGGCTCAAACGTCGACGAGGCCTGGATCCACCGCCTCGAGCGCAAGCACTTCCTGGAACTGGCCGCGATGGACAAGACCCAGGAACGCGTGGCCCATATGCTCAAGACCGGCAAGCCGCTGCGCAATTGA
- a CDS encoding acetyl-CoA C-acyltransferase, producing the protein MSDAYVVAAVRTPVARAFKGAFRNYRPDDMLAHVIRESLAEVPELDPARVEDVIVGCAMPEAEQGMNVARIGALLAGLPDSVPGVTVNRFCSSGLQTVAMAADRIRLGEADVMIAGGTETMTMVPMMGHKVAMNPKVFEDDNVAIAYGMGITAEKVAKKWNVSREDQDEFGYQSHQKAIAAIDGGEFTEIRPVTVTNRVPGADGSVREIETVVDTDEGPRRDTTPEALGKLRTVFDAKGTVTAGTSSQMSDGAGALILVSERVVKELKLKPLAVFRGFSVAGVPPEVMGIGPIEAIPKVLKQTGIGKDELDWIELNEAFAAQALAVIRNTELDIEKVNPLGGAIALGHPLGATGAILAAKAIHGLQRRQQRYAMVTMCIGTGMGAAGIFERA; encoded by the coding sequence ATGAGTGACGCATACGTAGTAGCCGCCGTTCGAACGCCCGTCGCAAGGGCGTTCAAGGGTGCATTCAGGAATTACCGCCCGGACGACATGCTGGCCCACGTGATCCGCGAATCGCTGGCCGAAGTCCCCGAGCTCGATCCCGCCCGCGTCGAGGACGTGATCGTGGGCTGCGCCATGCCCGAGGCCGAACAGGGCATGAATGTCGCCCGCATCGGTGCCCTGCTCGCCGGCTTGCCCGACAGCGTGCCCGGCGTAACCGTCAATCGCTTCTGCTCATCGGGCCTGCAGACCGTGGCCATGGCCGCCGATCGCATCCGCCTGGGCGAGGCCGACGTGATGATCGCCGGCGGCACCGAGACCATGACCATGGTGCCGATGATGGGCCACAAGGTCGCGATGAACCCCAAGGTGTTCGAAGACGACAATGTCGCGATTGCCTATGGCATGGGCATTACCGCCGAGAAGGTGGCGAAGAAGTGGAACGTCTCGCGCGAAGACCAGGACGAGTTCGGCTACCAGTCACACCAGAAGGCGATCGCCGCAATCGACGGCGGCGAGTTCACCGAAATCCGTCCGGTCACGGTCACCAACCGCGTGCCCGGTGCGGATGGCAGCGTGCGCGAGATCGAGACGGTCGTCGATACCGATGAAGGTCCGCGCCGCGACACCACGCCCGAGGCGTTAGGTAAACTCAGGACTGTCTTTGACGCAAAAGGCACGGTCACCGCCGGCACCAGCTCGCAGATGTCCGACGGTGCCGGGGCGCTGATCCTGGTTTCGGAGCGAGTCGTCAAGGAACTCAAGCTCAAACCACTGGCCGTCTTCCGAGGCTTTTCGGTTGCCGGCGTCCCGCCGGAAGTGATGGGTATCGGCCCGATCGAGGCCATTCCGAAGGTGCTCAAGCAGACCGGCATCGGCAAGGACGAGCTGGACTGGATCGAACTCAACGAAGCTTTCGCCGCCCAGGCCCTGGCGGTGATCCGCAATACCGAACTCGATATCGAGAAGGTCAACCCGCTCGGTGGCGCCATCGCCCTGGGTCATCCGCTGGGGGCAACCGGCGCCATACTTGCCGCCAAGGCGATCCACGGCCTGCAGCGCCGCCAGCAGCGCTACGCCATGGTCACCATGTGCATCGGCACCGGCATGGGTGCGGCCGGAATTTTCGAACGCGCCTGA
- a CDS encoding prolyl oligopeptidase family serine peptidase: MRILWTALLTAGLLAPTVTMAGNDPWLWLEDVEGENALAWARGQNERSLEHLKSHPLFEPVHERALEILTSDDRIAYPALRGGEIYNFWRDEDHVRGIWRRTSLDSYRGDSPDWHVILDVDELAEREDKNWVWAGSDCRYPDYDRCFIGLSVGGADAAVRREFDLETGEFVEDGFRLEESKSSITWRDRDSVFVGPAFTDEQVTDSGYPRSVRIWHRGSDLSEAETVFEGERGDVGVFAMRMHDGDDYYDLIIRAPGIFTREYHLFEGGETKRLNLPADAELTGVIDGQLLVDLKSEWTVGETSFGQGALVAGPVESFVGDSPSLEVLIQPDEHQSINGVTTTENAVLINLLDKVNGKLVSFVREEGSWQQQELDVPPMGTITVVTADDDSDRFFYDYTGFLTPSTLFEADAVSDSRREVRAEPAWFDAEGMNVAQYEAESADGTMIPYFVVEPRGFEADGSNPTLLSAYGGFEVSRTPNYSGVTGSAWLERGGVYVLANIRGGGEFGPRWHQAALKENRQRAFDDLIAVSEDLIERKITSPEHLGIQGGSNGGLLVGAVMVQRPELYNAVVCQVPLLDMKRYHKLLAGASWMGEYGNPDEPEQWEYIGRYSPYQNVSAEAEYPRAFFTTSTRDDRVHPAHARKMVARMLDQGHDVLYYENIEGGHGGAANLKQQAFLSGLIYAYLHHQLKPADD; the protein is encoded by the coding sequence ATGAGGATATTGTGGACTGCACTGCTGACGGCGGGGCTGCTCGCTCCGACAGTGACCATGGCCGGGAATGACCCCTGGCTGTGGCTGGAGGATGTCGAGGGCGAGAACGCCCTGGCCTGGGCGCGCGGGCAGAATGAACGTTCCCTCGAACACCTGAAGTCGCATCCGCTGTTCGAGCCGGTTCACGAGCGTGCGCTTGAAATCCTGACCTCGGACGATCGCATCGCCTATCCCGCGCTCAGGGGCGGCGAGATCTACAACTTCTGGCGCGACGAGGATCACGTGCGCGGCATCTGGCGCAGGACCTCGCTCGACAGTTATCGTGGCGATTCACCCGACTGGCACGTGATTCTCGACGTTGACGAGTTGGCTGAACGCGAGGACAAAAACTGGGTCTGGGCGGGTTCGGACTGCCGCTACCCGGACTATGATCGCTGTTTTATCGGACTGTCGGTCGGCGGGGCCGATGCCGCCGTTCGGCGCGAATTCGATCTCGAGACCGGCGAGTTTGTCGAAGACGGCTTCCGGCTCGAGGAATCGAAGAGTTCGATCACCTGGCGCGACCGCGACAGCGTCTTCGTCGGCCCGGCTTTCACTGACGAGCAGGTCACCGATTCCGGCTATCCGCGCAGCGTGCGTATCTGGCATCGTGGCAGCGATTTGTCCGAGGCCGAAACGGTGTTCGAGGGCGAGCGCGGCGATGTCGGTGTGTTTGCCATGCGCATGCATGACGGCGACGATTACTACGACCTGATCATCCGGGCGCCGGGTATCTTCACGCGCGAGTACCACCTGTTCGAAGGCGGTGAAACGAAGCGGCTAAACCTTCCCGCCGATGCCGAGCTGACCGGAGTCATTGACGGCCAGCTGCTGGTTGACCTCAAGTCCGAGTGGACCGTGGGCGAGACGAGCTTCGGGCAGGGCGCCCTGGTGGCGGGCCCGGTCGAAAGTTTTGTCGGCGATTCGCCCAGCCTGGAAGTGCTGATCCAGCCCGACGAGCACCAGTCGATCAATGGCGTGACCACCACCGAGAATGCCGTGCTGATCAACCTGCTCGACAAGGTCAACGGCAAGCTCGTGAGCTTTGTCCGGGAGGAAGGGAGCTGGCAGCAGCAGGAGCTCGATGTGCCGCCCATGGGAACAATCACGGTGGTGACCGCCGATGATGATTCCGATCGTTTCTTCTATGACTACACCGGTTTCCTCACGCCCTCGACCCTGTTCGAGGCTGATGCCGTGTCTGATTCGCGCCGTGAGGTCCGGGCCGAACCCGCCTGGTTCGATGCCGAAGGCATGAACGTGGCGCAGTACGAGGCCGAATCGGCCGACGGCACGATGATTCCGTACTTCGTCGTCGAGCCGCGTGGCTTCGAGGCCGACGGCAGCAATCCGACCCTGTTGTCGGCTTACGGCGGATTCGAAGTTTCGCGCACGCCGAACTATTCGGGCGTCACCGGCTCGGCCTGGCTCGAGCGCGGCGGTGTGTACGTGCTCGCCAATATTCGCGGCGGTGGCGAGTTCGGACCCAGGTGGCACCAGGCCGCACTGAAGGAGAACCGCCAGCGCGCTTTCGACGACCTGATCGCCGTCTCCGAGGATCTGATCGAGCGCAAGATCACCTCACCCGAGCATCTGGGTATTCAGGGCGGCTCGAACGGTGGCCTGCTGGTCGGTGCGGTGATGGTGCAGCGTCCGGAACTTTACAACGCTGTCGTTTGCCAGGTGCCGTTACTCGACATGAAGCGTTACCACAAGCTATTGGCCGGCGCCAGCTGGATGGGCGAGTACGGCAACCCGGATGAACCCGAGCAGTGGGAATACATCGGCAGGTATTCGCCGTATCAGAACGTCTCGGCCGAGGCCGAGTATCCCAGGGCCTTTTTCACGACTTCGACGCGCGACGATCGCGTGCACCCCGCCCATGCCCGCAAGATGGTGGCGCGGATGCTCGACCAGGGTCATGACGTGCTGTATTACGAAAACATCGAGGGCGGCCACGGTGGCGCGGCCAACCTGAAGCAGCAGGCCTTCCTGTCGGGGCTGATCTACGCCTACCTGCACCATCAACTGAAACCAGCAGACGACTGA
- a CDS encoding AMP nucleosidase, with translation MDTKRNIVENWLPRYTGTELADFGQYILLTNFDNYVDKFAAAMGAEIRGKDRPMRNATADNITIINFGMGSANAATVMDLLGAIDPRACLFLGKCGGLKKKNQLGDLILPIAAIRGEGTSTDYFPPEVPSLPAFTLQRAVSSTIRDHGLDYWTGTVYTTNRRVWEHDRAFKKYLRRTRCMAIDMETATIFVTGFANSIPTGALLLVSDQPMVPDGVKTDASDRVVTQHYVDAQIAIGIDALKEIRDEGRSVKHLRFD, from the coding sequence ATGGATACCAAGCGGAATATCGTCGAAAATTGGCTGCCCCGGTACACGGGGACCGAGCTGGCCGATTTCGGCCAGTACATCCTGCTGACCAATTTCGACAACTACGTCGACAAGTTCGCAGCGGCCATGGGCGCCGAGATTCGGGGCAAGGACCGGCCGATGCGAAATGCCACGGCCGACAACATCACAATCATCAATTTCGGCATGGGTAGCGCCAATGCCGCCACCGTCATGGATCTGCTCGGCGCCATCGATCCCCGGGCCTGCCTGTTTCTGGGCAAGTGCGGGGGGCTGAAGAAAAAGAATCAGCTCGGCGACCTGATCCTGCCGATTGCCGCCATTCGCGGCGAGGGCACATCGACTGACTACTTCCCGCCGGAGGTGCCGTCGCTGCCAGCTTTTACCCTGCAACGAGCCGTTTCCTCGACCATCCGGGACCACGGCCTGGACTACTGGACCGGCACCGTCTACACCACCAACAGGCGGGTCTGGGAACATGACCGGGCCTTCAAGAAGTACCTGCGCCGGACGCGCTGCATGGCCATCGACATGGAAACGGCCACCATCTTCGTCACCGGCTTCGCCAACTCGATTCCGACTGGCGCGCTGCTGCTGGTCTCTGATCAGCCAATGGTCCCCGATGGCGTCAAGACTGATGCCTCCGACCGCGTTGTCACGCAGCACTACGTCGATGCGCAGATTGCCATCGGCATCGATGCACTCAAGGAAATTCGCGACGAGGGACGCTCGGTCAAGCATCTTCGTTTTGACTGA
- the ffh gene encoding signal recognition particle protein: protein MFDQLSNRLSGSLERLRSRGRLTEDNIRESLREVRVALLEADVALPVVKDFIARVNERAVGQEVSKALKPGQALIKIVHEELKHVLGDEQAPLALDRQAPVVILLAGLQGAGKTTTAGKLAKLIQERHKKKVMLASCDVYRPAAIDQLETLAGQVEAGFFRSDEAADPVRIAEDAVGQARRQFADVLILDTAGRLAVDEAMMDEIRRVHAAVDPAEVLFVVDAMTGQDAANTAKAFHEALPLSGVVLTKADGDARGGAALSVRHITGAPIKFLGTGEKIDGLEPFHPDRLASRILGMGDVLSLVEEVERKVDQKQARKLAGKVGKASKRFGLDDFRDQLLQMDKLGGMGALMDKLPGMGNLPEAVKSQVDDRQTRRLVAIINSMTPKERRYPDIIKGSRKRRIAAGSGLQIQDVNRLLKQHKQMQKMMKKVGSKGAMAKMMKRLPGGGLPGGGFPGG, encoded by the coding sequence ATGTTCGACCAGCTTAGCAATCGACTGTCCGGATCGTTGGAACGGCTGCGCAGCCGCGGCCGCCTGACCGAGGACAATATCCGCGAGTCCCTGCGCGAAGTCCGCGTCGCGCTGCTCGAGGCCGATGTTGCGCTGCCGGTGGTCAAGGATTTCATCGCCCGGGTCAACGAGCGCGCCGTCGGACAGGAAGTCAGCAAGGCGCTCAAGCCTGGCCAGGCCCTGATCAAGATCGTCCACGAGGAACTCAAACACGTCCTCGGCGACGAGCAGGCGCCGCTGGCCCTGGATCGCCAGGCCCCGGTCGTGATCCTGCTGGCCGGCCTGCAGGGTGCCGGCAAGACCACGACTGCCGGCAAGCTGGCGAAGCTGATCCAGGAGCGTCACAAGAAAAAAGTCATGCTGGCCAGCTGTGATGTCTACCGCCCGGCCGCTATCGATCAGCTCGAGACCCTGGCCGGGCAGGTCGAGGCCGGCTTCTTCCGATCCGACGAGGCGGCCGATCCGGTGCGCATCGCGGAAGACGCCGTCGGCCAGGCGCGCAGGCAGTTCGCCGACGTGCTGATCCTCGACACCGCCGGCCGCCTGGCAGTTGACGAGGCCATGATGGACGAGATTCGCCGCGTGCACGCCGCGGTCGATCCCGCCGAGGTGCTGTTCGTGGTCGATGCCATGACCGGCCAGGACGCGGCCAACACGGCAAAGGCCTTCCACGAGGCGCTGCCGCTGAGCGGCGTCGTTTTGACCAAGGCCGACGGCGACGCCCGCGGCGGCGCGGCCTTGTCGGTGCGTCATATCACCGGTGCGCCGATCAAGTTCCTGGGTACGGGCGAGAAGATCGATGGTCTCGAGCCCTTCCATCCCGACCGCCTGGCCTCGCGCATCCTGGGGATGGGCGACGTGCTCAGCCTGGTCGAGGAGGTCGAGCGCAAGGTCGATCAGAAGCAGGCCCGGAAACTGGCTGGCAAGGTCGGCAAGGCCAGCAAACGCTTCGGTCTGGACGATTTTCGCGACCAGCTGCTGCAGATGGACAAGCTTGGCGGCATGGGCGCGCTGATGGACAAGCTGCCTGGCATGGGCAATCTCCCCGAGGCCGTCAAGTCACAGGTCGATGATCGCCAGACCAGGCGCCTGGTCGCCATCATCAATTCGATGACGCCGAAGGAACGACGCTACCCGGACATCATCAAGGGATCGCGCAAGCGCCGCATCGCGGCCGGTTCCGGGCTGCAGATCCAGGACGTCAACCGCTTGCTCAAGCAGCACAAGCAAATGCAGAAAATGATGAAGAAGGTCGGCAGCAAGGGCGCCATGGCCAAGATGATGAAACGATTGCCCGGCGGTGGACTGCCCGGTGGCGGGTTTCCGGGCGGCTGA